From the genome of Malus domestica chromosome 04, GDT2T_hap1, one region includes:
- the LOC103419182 gene encoding cytochrome P450 CYP82D47-like: MKQIPMDFHLPSLVPFVVASLAFSLFLYSIFLKSRKAVRKLPPQAGGAWPIIGHLPLLVRSSEPLHVVIAQLADTYGPIFTFMFGVKRTLVLSSSEMAKECLKTYDKVFASRVSSLASEILGYNYAFFPFSSYGYYFSHVQKMVMAEVLSPHRVEMLKHLRESEVSASMKEIYDRWTKNNKSSGSDKVVVPMKDWFAEINQNVVFRMIIGKRISEATNYTHGDLIGREVFKDWLRLNATFVLSDALPFLRWLDLGGHEKTMRKVAKEVDQVLQGWLEEHKQKKKRTVSNGVKGDEEERDFMDLMLSVLDDAKVTNSFEADIINKATSLSLLLAGVDVTTGTLTWALSLLLNSPKTLKKVQEEIDQNIGRERAVKESDVDNLVYLQAVIKETLRLYPPGPTLLPHASNEDCVLAGYHIPANTRVLVNVWKIHRDPKVWPDPNEFRPERFFTTHSYIDIKGQDFELIPFGSGRRMCAGIALALRIMPLTLASLLHGFEIATPTGEPVDMRESMEFTNHRTSPLDVLLTPRLPAQVYEEYGK, from the exons ATGAAACAAATACCTATGGACTTCCACCTACCATCTCTTGTACCTTTTGTGGTAGCATCATTAGCCTTTTCATTGTTCCTCTACTCTATATTTTTGAAGTCAAGAAAAGCAGTCAGAAAACTACCACCGCAAGCCGGAGGTGCGTGGCCGATAATCGGTCACCTACCCTTGTTAGTACGTTCGTCTGAGCCACTACATGTGGTGATAGCTCAATTGGCGGACACGTACGGACCGATCTTCACTTTCATGTTCGGAGTGAAGAGAACCCTAGTTTTGAGCAGCTCGGAAATGGCGAAAGAGTGCTTAAAGACCTACGACAAAGTGTTTGCTAGCCGTGTAAGCTCTTTAGCCTCAGAAATCTTGGGCTACAACTATGCCTTCTTTCCCTTCAGCTCTTACGGCTACTACTTTAGTCATGTACAGAAGATGGTCATGGCGGAGGTCTTATCCCCCCACCGCGTCGAGATGCTCAAACACTTAAGAGAATCCGAAGTGAGTGCATCGATGAAAGAAATATACGATCGGTGGACGAAGAACAACAAGAGTAGTGGTTCCGATAAGGTGGTGGTACCGATGAAAGACTGGTTTGCGGAAATAAACCAGAACGTGGTCTTTAGAATGATTATCGGGAAACGAATTTCAGAAGCTACAAATTACACCCATGGAGACTTGATAGGGAGAGAGGTATTCAAGGATTGGCTTCGACTGAATGCTACTTTTGTACTGTCGGATGCGCTTCCGTTCTTGAGGTGGTTGGATTTGGGTGGCCATGAGAAGACCATGAGGAAGGTAGCAAAGGAGGTAGATCAAGTGCTTCAAGGATGGTTAGAAGAGCATAAGCAGAAGAAAAAGAGGACTGTTTCTAATGGAGTGAAAGGTGATGAGGAGGAGCGTGACTTCATGGATTTGATGCTTTCAGTTCTTGATGATGCAAAAGTTACCAATTCTTTTGAAGCTGACATTATCAACAAAGCTACCTCACTG AGTCTTCTTCTAGCAGGTGTAGATGTGACGACAGGGACATTAACATGGGCACTGTCTCTACTTCTTAACAGCCCTAAAACTCTAAAAAAGGTCCAGGAAGAGATAGACCAAAATATTGGCAGAGAGAGGGCAGTAAAAGAATCGGACGTCGACAACTTAGTCTATCTCCAAGCCGTTATCAAAGAAACGCTCCGTTTATACCCTCCCGGACCAACCTTATTGCCCCATGCATCCAATGAAGATTGCGTTCTAGCCGGCTACCATATCCCAGCAAACACTCGCGTCCTCGTCAACGTATGGAAGATTCATCGAGACCCGAAGGTCTGGCCCGATCCAAATGAGTTTCGACCTGAACGATTCTTCACAACACACAGCTACATTGATATTAAAGGTCAGGATTTTGAGTTGATACCGTTTGGCAGTGGAAGAAGAATGTGCGCCGGAATAGCACTTGCCCTCAGGATTATGCCATTGACACTCGCTTCTTTGCTTCATGGATTTGAAATCGCAACTCCGACGGGTGAGCCAGTTGACATGCGTGAGTCGATGGAATTTACCAACCATAGAACCTCCCCACTTGACGTCCTTCTCACTCCGCGCCTTCCTGCTCAAGTATATGAAGAGTATGGTAAATAA
- the LOC103419195 gene encoding cytochrome P450 CYP82D47-like, producing MDFHLPSLVPFVVASLAFSLFLYSIIFKSRKAVRKLPPQARSAWPIIGHLPLLVRSSEPLHVVIAQLADTYGPIFTFMFGVKRTLVLSSSEMAKECLKTYDKVFASRVSSLASEILGYNYAFFPFSSYGYYFSHVQKMVMVEVLSPHRVEMLKHFRESEVSASMKEIYDRWTKNNKSSGSDKVVVQMKDWFADINQNVVFRMIIGKRISEATNYTHGDLIGSDVFKDWLRLNATFVLSDALPFLRWLDLGGHEKTMRKVAKEVDQVLQGWLEEHKQKKKRTVSNGVKDDEEERDFMDLMLSVLDDAKVTNSFEADIINKATSLSLLLAGVDVTTGTLTWALSLLLNSPKTLKKVQEEIDQNIGRERAVKESDVDNLVYLQAVIKETLRLYPPGPTLLPHASNEDCVLAGYHIPANTRVLVNVWKIHRDPKVWPDPNEFRPERFFTTHSDIDVKGQDFELIPFGSGRRMCAGIALALRIMPLTLASLLHGFEIATPTGEPVDMRESMEFTNHRTSQLEVLLTPRLSAQVYEEYGK from the exons ATGGACTTCCACCTACCATCTCTTGTTCCTTTTGTGGTAGCATCATTGGCCTTTTCATTGTTCCTCTACTCTATAATTTTTAAGTCAAGAAAAGCAGTTAGAAAACTACCACCTCAAGCCAGAAGTGCGTGGCCGATAATTGGTCACCTACCCTTGTTAGTACGTTCGTCTGAGCCACTACATGTGGTGATAGCTCAATTGGCGGACACATACGGACCGATCTTCACTTTCATGTTCGGAGTGAAGAGAACCCTAGTTTTGAGCAGCTCGGAAATGGCGAAAGAGTGCTTAAAGACCTACGACAAAGTGTTTGCTAGCCGTGTAAGCTCTTTAGCCTCAGAAATCTTGGGCTACAACTATGCCTTCTTTCCTTTCAGCTCTTACGGCTACTACTTTAGTCATGTACAGAAGATGGTCATGGTGGAGGTCTTATCCCCCCACCGCGTCGAGATGCTCAAACACTTTAGAGAATCCGAAGTGAGTGCATCGATGAAAGAAATATACGATCGGTGGACGAAGAACAACAAGAGTAGTGGTTCCGATAAGGTGGTGGTACAGATGAAGGACTGGTTTGCGGACATAAACCAGAACGTCGTCTTTAGAATGATTATCGGGAAACGAATTTCAGAAGCTACAAATTACACCCATGGAGACTTGATAGGGAGTGATGTATTCAAGGATTGGCTTCGACTGAATGCTACTTTTGTACTGTCGGATGCGCTTCCGTTCTTGAGGTGGTTGGATTTGGGTGGCCATGAGAAGACCATGAGGAAGGTAGCAAAGGAGGTAGATCAAGTGCTTCAAGGATGGTTAGAAGAGcataagcaaaagaaaaagaggacTGTTTCTAATGGAGTGAAAGATGATGAGGAGGAGCGTGACTTCATGGATTTGATGCTTTCAGTTCTTGATGATGCTAAAGTTACCAATTCTTTTGAAGCTGACATTATCAACAAAGCTACCTCACTG AGTCTTCTTCTAGCAGGTGTAGATGTGACAACAGGGACATTAACATGGGCACTGTCTCTACTTCTTAACAGCCCTAAAACTCTAAAAAAGGTCCAGGAAGAGATAGACCAAAATATTGGCAGAGAGAGGGCAGTAAAAGAATCAGACGTCGACAACTTAGTCTATCTCCAAGCCGTTATCAAAGAAACGCTCCGTTTATACCCTCCCGGACCAACCTTATTGCCCCATGCATCCAATGAAGATTGCGTTCTAGCCGGCTACCATATCCCAGCAAACACTCGCGTCCTCGTCAACGTATGGAAGATTCATCGAGACCCGAAGGTCTGGCCCGATCCAAATGAGTTTCGACCTGAACGATTCTTCACAACACACAGCGACATTGATGTTAAAGGTCAGGATTTTGAGTTGATACCGTTTGGCAGTGGAAGAAGAATGTGCGCCGGAATAGCACTTGCCCTCAGGATTATGCCATTGACACTCGCTTCTTTGCTTCATGGATTTGAAATCGCAACTCCGACGGGTGAGCCAGTTGACATGCGTGAGTCGATGGAATTTACCAACCATAGAACCTCCCAACTTGAAGTCCTTCTCACTCCGCGCCTTTCTGCTCAAGTATATGAAGAGTATGgtaaataa